Proteins from a genomic interval of Paenibacillus lentus:
- a CDS encoding IS3 family transposase (programmed frameshift) yields the protein MPPKKGQKFNRYDEETKREAVRLRIEEQWSYTQIKEKLGIKSDAQIVTWVRKHMNGESFKDYRGRWAKKHFSSLEEENEHLKAQVEYPKKAQSESTWGGKLDKQARFRTIEKMIGNHSIVMLCKIAEVSRAGYYKWKAALSNQQQRQERDADLKEHILAIHRLRPYFGYIRMCTALRREGLLVNRKKVRRLMRELGIRSVIRKKRPNAGRKPSVVFANVLNRDFQASAPFTKLVTDITYVRIGHDFTYLSTVMDLHNNEIVAWELSERNDLQLVLDTVKQLGTRKDAVLHSDQGFQYTHKAYETQLLAQGLQGSHSRRGNCYDNACMESFFSHLKTEQLYLKRPNDQHSARRLIEEYIEFYNHERFQKKLGDRSPVEYRKAIAA from the exons ATGCCACCAAAGAAGGGTCAGAAGTTTAATCGATACGACGAAGAAACGAAGCGAGAAGCCGTTCGTTTACGAATTGAAGAGCAATGGAGCTATACTCAGATCAAGGAAAAGTTGGGGATCAAAAGCGATGCTCAGATTGTAACTTGGGTACGCAAACATATGAATGGTGAATCGTTCAAGGATTATCGGGGGCGTTGGGCGAAAAAACACTTCAGCAGTCTCGAGGAAGAGAACGAGCATCTGAAAGCGCAGGTCGAATATC CTAAAAAAGCTCAATCCGAATCTACATGGGGAGGGAAGTTGGATAAGCAAGCCCGGTTTAGGACCATCGAAAAAATGATTGGGAACCACTCGATAGTCATGCTGTGTAAGATTGCTGAAGTGTCTCGTGCCGGGTATTACAAGTGGAAAGCTGCTCTAAGTAACCAGCAACAACGTCAGGAGCGAGATGCTGATCTGAAGGAGCATATACTTGCCATTCACCGTTTGCGGCCCTATTTCGGTTACATCCGTATGTGTACGGCTTTACGTAGGGAAGGATTGCTTGTTAACCGCAAGAAAGTCAGACGGCTTATGCGTGAGCTCGGGATCCGGTCAGTCATCCGCAAGAAGCGTCCAAATGCAGGGCGCAAGCCTTCTGTCGTGTTTGCTAATGTCTTGAACAGGGACTTTCAAGCATCTGCTCCATTTACCAAGCTAGTCACGGATATTACTTACGTACGGATCGGTCACGATTTCACCTATTTGTCGACTGTAATGGATTTGCATAACAATGAGATTGTCGCTTGGGAACTCTCTGAGCGCAATGACTTGCAACTTGTGCTGGACACAGTAAAGCAACTCGGTACTCGCAAGGATGCAGTCTTACATTCTGACCAAGGCTTCCAATACACGCACAAGGCTTACGAGACTCAGTTGCTCGCACAAGGGCTCCAGGGCAGCCACTCAAGGCGAGGCAACTGTTATGACAATGCCTGCATGGAGTCGTTTTTCTCCCATTTGAAGACCGAACAGCTGTACCTTAAACGTCCGAACGATCAGCATTCAGCACGTCGTCTCATTGAGGAATATATTGAATTTTACAATCATGAGCGTTTCCAAAAAAAACTCGGCGACCGTTCTCCAGTTGAGTACCGGAAAGCGATCGCCGCATAA
- a CDS encoding DEAD/DEAH box helicase: MNKHVNSISARLSLRKPQKESLKILSDIVDIIELGRYDNQALVDELEKIKSLYPSVTDFEREFPSICFALATGVGKTRLMGAFISYLFLSKGIKNFFVLAPNLTIYNKLIQDFTPNTKKYVFKGITEFASFPPVVITGETYEDETGSLFSDEVRINIFNISKINSEVRGGKAPRIKRLSEYIGESYFEYLASLPDLVLLMDESHRYRASAGVKVLNELKPILGLELTATPQVESGTRTIPFNNVIYSYPLHKAMEDGFVKEPAVATRENFNSSQYSEEQLERLKLDDGILVHEETKVELEVYARQNHLPIVKPFVLIVAQDTTHAGKLMDIIQSESFFEGRYRNKVITVHSNQSGQEKDETIQELMQLENPASETEIVIHVNMLKEGWDVTNLYTIIPLRAANSKTLVEQSIGRGLRLPYGKRTGVEAVDRLTIIAHDRFQEIVDEANNPNSIIRSGVYIGKDIAKEQKQAVTSVPKIEQSIVQQVQAQVSAIPTSTGESKQVQTEDVKSVYELAQRKLQAYEHLPSSKYLATGDVKRQLVEEIRTEYLVNQLDLFPEQTTALVEQVVEALVEKTIQHSIDIPRIVVQPVGELTWGYHPFSLETSSVNLQPVAEHILIQHLRTHTREILQRNNTQANEERLEDYLISSLIDYPDISYDDHAELLYNLSNQMVKHLQSYLPDDNAVRNVLQYNQRRLAELIHTQMKEHYYETAAAYEVHVSKGFTTFKPVSYTTLLNEGVRPFRQPVEDKSRIRSMVFGGFIKCLYPEQKFDSDSERQFAVICENDPNVDKWFKPLAEHFKIYYNQSNAYEPDFVVETKTNKFICEIKKEKEMEDSVVQAKARAVVEWCTYASKHELEHGGKEWSYLLIPHSNVQENMTIEGLKSRYLFRA, translated from the coding sequence ATGAATAAACATGTAAACTCAATATCAGCTCGGCTTAGTTTAAGAAAGCCACAAAAGGAATCATTAAAAATTTTGTCCGATATTGTTGACATCATAGAGCTCGGGCGCTATGATAACCAAGCTCTGGTTGATGAATTAGAAAAGATTAAATCATTATATCCATCTGTTACGGATTTTGAACGTGAATTTCCTTCTATTTGTTTCGCCTTAGCAACAGGTGTGGGTAAGACACGATTGATGGGGGCATTTATTTCCTATTTGTTTTTAAGTAAAGGGATCAAAAATTTTTTTGTGCTTGCTCCCAATTTGACGATTTATAATAAGTTGATTCAGGATTTTACTCCTAATACTAAAAAATATGTATTCAAGGGGATAACTGAATTTGCTTCATTTCCTCCTGTAGTTATAACTGGTGAAACTTATGAAGATGAAACAGGAAGTTTATTTAGTGATGAAGTTCGTATTAATATATTCAACATATCCAAAATTAACTCTGAAGTGCGTGGCGGTAAAGCGCCACGTATCAAAAGATTGAGTGAATATATTGGCGAGAGCTACTTTGAATATCTGGCATCATTGCCTGATCTGGTTTTACTTATGGATGAATCCCATCGGTATCGTGCATCTGCAGGGGTCAAAGTATTAAATGAATTAAAACCGATATTAGGGCTGGAATTAACCGCTACCCCTCAAGTAGAATCGGGTACTCGGACAATTCCTTTCAATAACGTGATCTACAGTTATCCGTTACATAAAGCAATGGAGGATGGTTTTGTCAAAGAGCCAGCCGTTGCTACACGTGAGAACTTCAATTCAAGCCAATATTCGGAAGAACAATTAGAAAGGCTAAAGCTGGACGATGGAATTCTTGTGCATGAGGAAACCAAAGTCGAACTTGAAGTATACGCAAGGCAGAATCATCTACCGATTGTGAAGCCATTTGTTCTGATCGTAGCTCAGGATACGACTCATGCAGGCAAATTAATGGATATTATCCAGTCGGAAAGCTTCTTTGAAGGTCGATATCGGAACAAGGTAATAACCGTTCATTCTAATCAAAGCGGGCAAGAAAAAGATGAAACGATTCAAGAACTAATGCAATTAGAGAACCCTGCATCAGAAACGGAAATTGTCATTCACGTCAATATGCTTAAAGAAGGCTGGGACGTAACGAATCTCTATACGATTATTCCATTAAGAGCTGCGAATTCGAAGACGCTTGTAGAACAATCCATTGGAAGAGGCTTGCGTTTACCTTATGGAAAAAGGACTGGGGTAGAAGCAGTTGACCGACTGACAATTATCGCTCATGATCGTTTTCAGGAGATTGTAGATGAAGCGAACAACCCGAATTCTATTATCCGAAGTGGCGTATACATCGGAAAAGACATAGCCAAAGAACAAAAGCAAGCTGTTACCTCTGTGCCCAAGATTGAACAGAGTATCGTTCAGCAAGTTCAGGCGCAAGTCTCAGCAATTCCTACAAGCACTGGTGAATCGAAGCAAGTTCAGACGGAAGATGTTAAAAGTGTTTATGAATTAGCTCAAAGAAAGCTTCAGGCTTACGAACATTTACCGAGTTCGAAGTACCTAGCAACTGGAGATGTTAAGCGTCAACTAGTTGAGGAGATTCGTACAGAATATCTCGTCAATCAATTGGATCTATTTCCAGAGCAGACTACTGCCTTGGTTGAACAAGTGGTAGAAGCGTTAGTCGAAAAGACCATTCAACACAGTATCGATATTCCGAGAATTGTCGTTCAGCCTGTTGGCGAGTTAACATGGGGATATCACCCATTTAGTTTGGAAACTTCCAGCGTCAACTTGCAACCTGTTGCTGAACATATTTTGATACAGCATCTAAGGACGCATACTCGGGAAATATTACAACGGAATAACACCCAAGCAAATGAAGAAAGATTGGAAGATTACCTGATTTCTTCACTCATTGATTATCCTGATATTTCATACGATGACCATGCTGAACTTTTATACAATTTAAGTAACCAGATGGTCAAGCACTTACAGAGCTATTTGCCAGATGATAACGCTGTTCGCAATGTGCTTCAATATAATCAGCGGCGGTTAGCTGAACTGATTCATACACAGATGAAAGAGCATTATTATGAGACAGCTGCCGCTTATGAAGTCCATGTAAGCAAAGGATTTACAACGTTCAAACCAGTGAGTTACACAACTTTGCTAAACGAAGGTGTAAGACCGTTCCGCCAGCCCGTAGAAGATAAATCACGTATCCGTAGTATGGTTTTTGGTGGGTTTATTAAATGCTTATACCCCGAGCAGAAATTTGATTCGGATAGTGAGCGTCAGTTTGCAGTTATTTGCGAGAATGATCCGAACGTGGACAAATGGTTTAAGCCATTAGCTGAACATTTTAAAATCTATTACAATCAAAGCAATGCGTATGAACCAGATTTCGTGGTTGAGACCAAGACAAATAAATTCATCTGCGAAATAAAGAAAGAGAAAGAAATGGAAGACAGTGTCGTTCAAGCCAAAGCACGTGCAGTTGTGGAATGGTGTACTTATGCATCAAAGCATGAACTTGAACACGGAGGTAAAGAGTGGAGTTATCTGCTCATCCCCCATTCCAATGTTCAAGAAAATATGACTATCGAGGGCTTGAAGTCACGTTACCTTTTCCGAGCCTAA
- a CDS encoding site-specific DNA-methyltransferase, whose protein sequence is MSKKTKLELTWIGKDEETKLEPRILLEDQEKSYHADKRYSENDFFDNRLIFGDNLLALRALEQEFTGKIKCIYIDPPYNTGNAFEHYDDGIEHSLWLKLMKERLVILKKLLSNEGFICVHIDESEGAYLKVLMDELFGRENYLSTIYIQVRYPDKTLKEDMIFHKQIEHILVYRKSPQARANRTQKDYDYDKFCYYIEELSAGETITLGGKEVIIFKPDQYKIVKRTGSVEGFKEIWASGSILDGNSSGRFFRDYLADRKDVDGLGCMYKVKNIGDDGKGYRYFTGPKRENATRGKYYQGVPVDRQELDEDNITYLPILNFYDFAAQFGNCRHEGGVEFKSGKKPEVLVELILKHFSNKGDWVLDSFGGSGTTGAVAHKMGRKWIMVELGEHCDSHIIPRLSSVIDGKDQSGISKEYGWLGGGGFRYYTLAPSLLEKDKFGNWVISKNYNALMLAEAMCKHHGFTYSPNESIFWKQGYSTETDFIYTTTQLMTREVVDQIHDQLADDETLLICCKAYNANAEDYPKITFKKIPASILNKCEFGRDDYSLNVAQLPQLERTEQLELFSEGEEP, encoded by the coding sequence ATGAGCAAGAAAACTAAGTTGGAATTGACTTGGATAGGTAAAGATGAGGAAACTAAATTAGAGCCAAGAATACTTCTTGAAGATCAGGAGAAATCATATCATGCAGATAAAAGATATTCCGAAAACGATTTTTTTGACAATCGATTAATCTTTGGGGACAATTTATTGGCACTACGGGCTTTAGAACAAGAATTCACAGGGAAAATAAAATGTATATATATTGACCCTCCATATAATACTGGAAACGCATTTGAACATTATGATGATGGTATAGAGCATAGCTTGTGGTTAAAATTAATGAAAGAGCGACTTGTAATTTTAAAAAAGCTACTATCCAATGAAGGGTTTATATGTGTTCATATTGATGAGTCAGAGGGCGCTTACCTTAAAGTCCTAATGGACGAACTATTTGGAAGAGAAAATTATTTAAGCACAATTTATATTCAAGTAAGATACCCAGATAAAACACTTAAAGAAGATATGATATTCCATAAACAAATTGAGCATATATTAGTATACAGGAAGTCGCCACAAGCAAGAGCAAATCGTACCCAAAAGGATTATGATTATGATAAATTTTGTTACTATATCGAGGAACTTTCAGCAGGCGAAACAATTACTTTAGGCGGGAAAGAAGTTATTATTTTTAAACCAGACCAGTATAAAATAGTTAAAAGGACTGGGTCTGTTGAAGGTTTCAAGGAAATATGGGCATCAGGTTCAATATTAGATGGAAACTCTTCAGGGAGATTTTTCCGAGACTATCTGGCAGATAGAAAAGATGTTGACGGACTAGGCTGTATGTACAAAGTTAAAAATATTGGTGATGATGGCAAAGGATATAGATATTTTACTGGTCCAAAGCGGGAAAATGCTACTAGGGGAAAGTATTATCAAGGTGTTCCAGTTGATAGACAGGAGCTAGATGAAGATAATATCACCTATCTTCCAATTCTTAACTTTTACGATTTTGCAGCACAATTTGGTAACTGTAGACACGAGGGCGGAGTGGAGTTTAAGAGTGGTAAAAAGCCTGAGGTTCTTGTAGAGCTGATCCTGAAGCACTTTAGTAATAAGGGGGATTGGGTTCTTGATTCGTTTGGTGGCTCTGGAACTACAGGAGCAGTTGCCCACAAAATGGGGAGAAAATGGATTATGGTAGAATTGGGTGAGCATTGCGACTCTCATATTATCCCCAGACTATCATCTGTAATTGATGGAAAAGACCAATCAGGGATTAGTAAAGAGTATGGTTGGTTGGGTGGCGGTGGATTTAGATACTATACTCTAGCACCTAGTTTGCTTGAAAAAGATAAGTTTGGTAATTGGGTTATAAGTAAAAATTATAATGCGTTAATGTTAGCAGAAGCGATGTGTAAACATCATGGGTTTACCTATTCACCTAATGAATCAATTTTTTGGAAGCAAGGATATTCTACGGAAACGGATTTCATTTATACAACAACCCAGCTAATGACAAGAGAAGTTGTTGACCAAATTCATGACCAACTAGCAGATGATGAGACATTATTGATTTGCTGTAAAGCATATAACGCAAACGCTGAGGATTATCCCAAGATTACCTTTAAAAAAATTCCCGCATCCATTCTTAATAAGTGTGAATTTGGAAGAGATGATTATAGCTTAAATGTTGCACAGCTTCCTCAACTAGAAAGGACAGAACAATTGGAGCTGTTTAGTGAAGGGGAAGAGCCATGA
- a CDS encoding SNF2-related protein → MSTAYHSQYFAYELTKQSASNTVGRLSQSLINATVDLNPHQVEAALFAFQAPLERGAILADEVGLGKTIEAGLIISQLWAERKRKILIIVPPPLRKQWNRELIEKFYIPSIIMESKNYNELVREGQAFPFEQRDNVVITSLQFARNKSADLKRTQWDLIIIDEAHRLRNVYKKSNKIARILREATEGFPKILLTATPLQNSLMELYGLVSFIDPRLFGDETTFRKQFGHGTKEMTKYDFLDLKDRLRPVCHRTLRRQVTEYVPYTKRIPLVQEFTSSALEWELYEKVSNYLQREDIFALPKSQRNLMTLVVRKILASSSFAISDTLLSLIKRLDASLEEVGLAEEIENIYNDIDELDSTVEEWTEENEDADQNEDDDDRATEREELLREREELLSYYNLASSITENEKGKALLIALTNGFEKLRELGANDKVVIFTESRRTQAYLKEMLEQNGYHGKIVVFNGTNNSPEIKEIYQEWLEKHQDDDQITGSKTADTRAALVEYFRNEASIMIATESAAEGINLQFCSLVVNYDLPWNPQRIEQRIGRCHRYGQKHDVVVINFLNRKNAADRRVYELLDQKFSLFEGVFGSSDEVLGSLESGVDFEKRIQKIYQSCRSADEIQEAFNQLQVELDEQIQCRMKETRKNLLENFDDEVREKLRTHYEQTTLQLNKMERYLWAMSVYEGSAQAHFDSGQLSFRLLNSNDKYQLISQMKKNASSDHVHHYRLGHPLAINWIEQAKSRKLPKKLIQFRYSDYEGRVSLLQNLIGNNGWLSLDLLQVKSAEDEEHLIFSAIDSNGNQIDQELCEKLFDLPASELELVEDDESGFAYFGNQISEINKQQESAILWGIQERTNEFLDRELERLDKWSKDLKDKLETDLKDLDAEITQLQKEARMVRQIAEKLELNKTIREREKQRSEMRRSLFDAQDEIDRQKEQLFVEVEKKLEQKISRQHLFLIRWEVV, encoded by the coding sequence ATGAGTACAGCATACCATAGTCAGTATTTCGCATATGAGCTAACAAAGCAGAGTGCTTCCAATACAGTAGGTCGTTTAAGTCAATCTTTGATTAATGCAACGGTAGATCTGAATCCCCATCAAGTAGAAGCTGCGTTGTTTGCATTTCAAGCGCCGTTAGAGCGTGGAGCAATTCTTGCGGATGAGGTCGGTCTCGGAAAAACGATTGAAGCAGGATTGATTATTAGTCAATTATGGGCGGAGCGAAAAAGAAAAATATTAATCATTGTCCCCCCGCCACTTCGAAAGCAATGGAATCGGGAGCTAATCGAGAAGTTCTACATACCTTCGATTATTATGGAGAGCAAAAACTACAACGAGTTAGTTCGGGAAGGACAGGCATTCCCATTTGAACAAAGGGATAACGTAGTTATCACCTCTCTTCAGTTTGCCCGTAATAAATCGGCAGATTTAAAGCGAACCCAATGGGACTTAATTATTATTGATGAGGCTCATCGTCTTCGTAATGTTTATAAAAAGTCAAACAAAATCGCTAGAATACTGCGTGAGGCAACTGAAGGTTTTCCGAAAATACTTTTGACTGCTACACCCTTACAGAACTCACTAATGGAATTGTACGGTTTAGTTAGTTTTATTGATCCAAGACTATTTGGAGATGAAACGACTTTCCGCAAGCAATTTGGTCACGGAACGAAGGAAATGACGAAATATGATTTCCTAGACTTAAAAGACCGATTGAGACCTGTATGCCATCGAACACTTCGCAGGCAGGTAACTGAATATGTACCCTACACGAAAAGAATACCATTAGTACAGGAGTTTACTTCCAGTGCCTTAGAATGGGAGCTGTACGAGAAAGTTTCTAATTACCTTCAGCGTGAAGATATTTTTGCGTTGCCGAAAAGTCAGCGCAACCTAATGACTTTGGTTGTACGCAAAATATTAGCATCTTCATCTTTTGCAATTTCTGATACGTTGTTATCACTGATAAAGAGACTAGACGCTTCTTTGGAAGAAGTGGGTTTAGCAGAAGAGATTGAAAACATCTATAATGATATTGATGAGTTGGATAGCACGGTTGAAGAATGGACAGAGGAAAACGAGGATGCCGATCAAAACGAAGACGATGATGATCGAGCTACTGAGCGTGAGGAATTGCTCCGTGAACGTGAAGAATTGCTCTCATACTATAATCTAGCCAGCTCCATCACAGAAAACGAGAAGGGGAAAGCTTTGCTTATTGCCCTCACTAATGGTTTCGAAAAGCTCCGTGAACTTGGTGCGAATGATAAAGTGGTTATCTTTACGGAATCAAGAAGAACGCAGGCGTATTTAAAGGAAATGCTTGAGCAGAACGGCTATCATGGTAAAATTGTAGTATTCAATGGGACAAATAATTCGCCTGAGATAAAGGAAATTTATCAAGAGTGGCTCGAGAAGCATCAAGACGATGATCAAATCACAGGCTCAAAGACGGCGGATACAAGAGCTGCATTGGTTGAATATTTCCGTAACGAAGCTTCCATTATGATAGCAACCGAATCGGCGGCAGAAGGAATTAACCTTCAATTTTGCAGTTTAGTTGTAAATTATGACTTGCCATGGAATCCGCAACGTATTGAACAACGGATTGGCAGATGCCATCGTTATGGTCAGAAGCACGATGTGGTCGTTATTAATTTCTTAAATCGCAAAAATGCCGCTGATCGTCGAGTTTATGAATTGCTGGATCAGAAATTCAGTTTGTTCGAAGGAGTATTTGGCTCTTCTGATGAAGTGCTTGGCTCTCTTGAATCGGGTGTTGACTTTGAAAAAAGAATCCAGAAAATTTATCAATCCTGTCGTTCTGCCGATGAAATTCAAGAAGCATTCAATCAATTACAGGTGGAATTGGACGAGCAAATCCAATGTCGAATGAAAGAAACCCGCAAGAATTTACTCGAGAATTTCGATGATGAAGTACGTGAAAAGCTAAGAACCCATTACGAACAAACAACACTTCAATTAAATAAGATGGAGCGTTATTTATGGGCTATGTCTGTCTATGAAGGCAGTGCGCAAGCGCATTTCGATTCAGGGCAATTAAGCTTTAGGCTTTTGAATAGCAACGATAAATACCAGTTAATTTCACAAATGAAGAAGAATGCAAGCAGTGATCATGTACATCATTATCGATTAGGTCACCCACTGGCAATAAATTGGATTGAGCAAGCAAAAAGTCGGAAATTACCCAAGAAGCTGATACAATTCCGTTATTCCGACTATGAAGGAAGAGTAAGCCTATTGCAGAATTTAATCGGGAATAATGGTTGGTTATCCCTTGATTTGTTACAAGTAAAATCTGCAGAAGATGAGGAACACTTAATTTTCTCGGCAATTGATTCTAATGGAAATCAGATTGATCAAGAACTTTGCGAAAAATTATTCGATTTACCTGCAAGTGAACTAGAACTTGTTGAAGATGACGAGAGTGGATTTGCGTATTTTGGAAATCAAATAAGTGAAATAAACAAGCAACAAGAATCAGCTATCCTATGGGGTATTCAAGAGAGGACGAATGAGTTTCTTGACCGAGAGTTGGAAAGGCTAGACAAGTGGTCAAAGGACTTAAAGGATAAGTTGGAGACCGATTTGAAGGATTTGGATGCAGAAATAACCCAACTCCAAAAAGAAGCAAGAATGGTTCGTCAAATTGCTGAAAAGCTGGAACTAAATAAGACGATAAGAGAACGTGAAAAACAACGAAGCGAAATGCGCCGAAGTCTGTTTGATGCACAAGACGAGATTGATCGTCAGAAAGAACAACTATTTGTAGAGGTTGAGAAAAAGCTCGAGCAGAAGATAAGTAGACAGCATTTGTTCCTAATTAGATGGGAAGTAGTATAA
- a CDS encoding SIR2 family protein, producing the protein MNKSYVQYIENTIRLNPVFVVGSGLSAGAGISGMGQLATYLIENVNTDKFRQEDSSQWEQIKTRLIKEEKGLEEALQDSGDAISNLLLKEIIQQTWCCISDDEQKLILEISNDNDPTGFSRYFKTFKNSTTDTIHIITTNYDHLIEWSASSSGWRIWDGFHEGTIGSLLPVSELNERMKNVSLVGKRPVTRKHQHIRIYKPHGSLSWFKFPDGQVKKVQGIGNHLVPRLGRVQITPTIVTPGIGKYLETHKEPYNIILSEMKQVLSSSKALVFLGFGFNDLHIQGNFDSILRNNSIKKVILARELSDNAKELIDSNKIKNYIAVQKLEQGSQIISDVIEPFITEEPEHWTFKELLNQAWGADINESRSV; encoded by the coding sequence ATGAATAAGTCATATGTCCAATATATAGAGAACACAATAAGATTAAACCCCGTCTTTGTAGTAGGAAGTGGTCTTTCAGCTGGTGCTGGAATATCTGGGATGGGACAATTAGCAACATACTTGATTGAAAATGTGAATACTGACAAGTTTAGACAAGAAGATTCAAGTCAATGGGAACAAATTAAAACTAGACTCATCAAAGAAGAAAAAGGATTGGAAGAGGCACTTCAAGATTCTGGGGACGCAATTAGCAATTTGCTTCTAAAAGAAATAATTCAACAGACATGGTGTTGTATATCAGATGATGAACAAAAACTCATTCTAGAAATCTCAAATGATAACGATCCTACAGGATTTTCACGCTATTTCAAAACATTTAAGAACTCGACTACCGATACAATTCATATCATCACTACAAATTATGACCATTTGATAGAATGGTCAGCATCAAGTTCAGGGTGGAGAATCTGGGATGGGTTTCATGAAGGTACTATTGGATCGCTTCTACCCGTCTCTGAATTAAATGAACGGATGAAGAATGTTTCGTTAGTAGGAAAAAGACCTGTCACTAGAAAACATCAGCATATAAGGATTTATAAACCACACGGTTCGCTGAGTTGGTTCAAATTTCCTGACGGACAAGTAAAAAAAGTGCAGGGTATAGGAAATCATCTGGTTCCGAGGCTTGGGAGAGTTCAGATTACTCCAACAATCGTGACACCAGGTATCGGAAAGTATCTGGAAACCCACAAAGAGCCCTATAACATTATTCTTTCAGAGATGAAACAAGTATTGAGTAGCAGCAAAGCCCTCGTTTTTTTGGGATTCGGGTTTAATGATTTACATATCCAAGGTAATTTTGATTCAATTCTTCGTAATAATTCTATAAAAAAAGTCATACTAGCAAGGGAACTATCTGATAATGCCAAAGAATTAATTGATAGTAATAAAATAAAAAACTATATTGCCGTACAAAAACTTGAACAAGGAAGCCAGATAATAAGTGACGTAATAGAACCGTTTATTACTGAAGAGCCAGAGCATTGGACATTTAAAGAATTATTAAATCAAGCATGGGGAGCTGATATTAATGAGTCAAGATCTGTTTAA